In Panthera leo isolate Ple1 chromosome B3, P.leo_Ple1_pat1.1, whole genome shotgun sequence, a single genomic region encodes these proteins:
- the LOC122221198 gene encoding thioredoxin-like: MVKQIERRYAFQEASNSAGDKLVVIDFSATWCGPCKMIKRFFHYRYEKYSNNVASEHEAKCMTAFQFFKKGQKVSKSSGADKEKLEGTISELI; this comes from the exons ATGGTGAAGCAGATTGAGAGGAGGTATGCTTTTCAGGAAGCCTCGAACAGTGCAGGAGATAAACTTGTAGTAATTGACTTCTCAGCCACATGGTGTGGACCTTGCAAAATGATCAAGCGTTTCTTTCATTACCGTTATGAGAAATATTCCAAC AATGTTGCTTCAGAGCATGAAGCCAAATGTATGACAGccttccag ttttttaagaagggaCAAAAGGTGAGTAAATCATCTGGAGCTGATAAAGAAAAACTTGAAGGCACCATTAGTGAATTAATCTAA